The Rosa rugosa chromosome 3, drRosRugo1.1, whole genome shotgun sequence sequence ccggttcggccggttttggacgtccggttcggtttctgcccAGCCCTAAAAATAactagccacacatcgtcttaaattcaacaaataaaaacatGATTATTAGATTACAAGAGGATAAAAATCGTAAAAGTAGAGGATGAAGGCCACAAATTCACTTTTAGGCTGCCCTTGGATGCAAGAACTCCTTCAAGATGAAGAACACGGCAAGAATTGATGATGGAGGATGGAAGTGCACGGTTTTActtcttgaagacttgggaatTTTAAGACTTTGTGAACTAGGGTTTTGGGGCCGAAGATGGCGCTGTAGGGTGGTGGATTTCAACATGTGCAGAAGCTCAATATATATAGGAGAAGTGCAGCTCTAGTTTCCTTCTTCAACAATGCTTTGAAAACCTTCCCTACTTGCTTGAGGATTCCTTTTATTGGTGCACATacaatttaattactttcaaGCCTTGCTAATCTCGTCATAATCTTGaggaatcattctaggactctccttgataTTTGCAGCCTCAATAACCTTTCAAAAATGCACCCAAAATCCGTCCATAAAAGATTTCTGCCAAActgtcctgttttgactaggattcaatttctgtctctgaagcttatttcttggacaaggaacgacttcgtTTTGCcaagtttctggatggttcttgacttcCACGTgctctatgacatcatatcttctagaATGATAACAtccttctggaaaaactccaagtaagtcgccggaaaagatctcccaaaaagcttcgtgaaaagttgatagtttctgccttatcgggaagcttactttgaatttgatttcctACTGCCTCGTTGACGCTTTTTACCATTTCTTTGGCTCTTCTTGAATTATAACATCATGTATTCAAGGATCGCTGGCCCTTTCTGCAAAGTTGCAGCTGGAAGAATGCAATAATttctcctcaaaaccgttcccagaaagctgattctgaaactgcagttttctgctttgcagcaactatTTTGCACAACTTTTTCCGTGGACTTCTCTTGTAATTTCCGGCCAAAATGTTGATCAAACTTGGTCCtttgcatcagtacttcatgatCCATGGCTCCATTGCTCCCTTTCAGCTCCTATTTCTCTTGAACTGCTTCAcaaactacctaaaaagaaaacaaagttaaaactgacttaactaagaaaagtgtaaaggattgcacactatatttgtcgcatttatgctcctatcacttatGAAACTATCGATCATCTTTTTCGTACTTGTCCTTTCGCAATGCAGGTTTGGTCTTTTGTTACAACTGATAACCCTAGTAATTGGCATGGTTCAATTATTAATTGGCTAGAATACCTTAACAAAAATCTGAATCTTTGTAAGGATTCTCTTTGCAATGCTTTAATCATGCTTTGGTCCATTTGGCAGACAAGAAATAAGTTCCTGTTTCAACAGAAGGACTTCACACCTGCTTCTTGTTCGTTTCTGGCCTAATATTTAGGTTCTTCTTATTATCAAGCTAACAGAATAATCAACTACAAAATACCAAACTCATTCGAAATATCAGATGGATACCTCCTGCAAATTAGTTTGTCAAAATTAATTTTGATGGCTCAGTTAGAAATGATAAAGCTTCTATTGGTTTTGTTATTCGTAATTTTGATGGTAATCCTTTAAGCTTGTAGAATGTTGGGATCTATTGGCACTTTGATAGCTGAAGCTACAACATTAAGGGAAGGTTTACACACAACTTTTTTACAAGGATACCGGCACGTTATTGCGGAAGGAGATTCCAAATTACTAATTGATTGTATCAAAGGAAAGGCAATGATATCATGGACGTTGAAGATTCTAGTTCGTGATATAAAAATGTTAGCGGAGAAATTTCATTATATTACATTTAGACATATATATTGAGAAACTAATTTTGTGACTAATCATTTAGCAACTTTAGCTTATCACTGTCAGAACCCTtagaatttggttttttttctttgcccCTATTGGTGTGCCCAGCATTCTAGTTGGATCAGATAGGAGGGGGTGTCTGtcgtgatttttcttttttgttgtaatttgttttctgcataaaaaaatttaaaaaaaaaatccaagggTCAATCAGTAATACCTTGTTGTTGCGTCTAGAATGCCACCTCCAATATTTTAAGGAAGGGAAACAGACAAGCAGAGAGGCACCAAGAAAGCTAAAAGACTGTCtttcagaggaagaagaaatcatAAGATGCGCGTTATATATGGAGGGTCCAATATTGGCACGCGCAACATCTTTGTTTGACGTTTGTTGCCATTTCAAGCAAAGCTGTCGAGACCCCCCACAAAGGTTCAAGTCCCTTTCGGCGCCCACCTGGCCTAAAATTGAGTTTAATGTTAATGAAACTTCTAATTCTGACCAAATTTTTTCTAGTTTGACTCTAGATCTTAATTTTGAAGATATCAAACTTTGTTGGATCATGATCACTAGTTTCAAACCATTGTTGTTGAGCTACATTGACAGCAAACTAATATTATTTAACCATAATGGCCATCATGAAGTTGGATAGGAGATTTTATCGGCCAGAAGACAACAAAATCTTTGTTAGCGTTTTGAACTAGAAGACTTGGGGATGAAGTCGACTAATGACCCATACCTAAACTCATGAAGTAGGATTGAATATTGTATCGTGCGCTCTTCTGATTcgaattaataaaattatgcATTtatactataaaaaaaaaaactcttgcgtCATCATCATACATTATGTTATTGAATACGTTTTTCTTGAAGATTCAATGAAGTACTGTGATAATTTAACCTTCCAGTAGTCTAAGTACTTATAACTAGAATGAATTTTTGTCACATGAATACATAACAACAGTTTCAAAGGACTAGGTTTCATACCGTCCTCACAAAACACAATGTCCTCATCATCAGAATCACCAGTAGTGCTAGATAAAGATTCAGAGATTTAAAACAAACCAACTGACCAAGCATCAAATAGAACGGAAGACCATTTatgtttattaatttattttttactttataaataaataaaacaaggtAGTTGCGTGATGCGGAAATAGGGCATTCGATCTGTGATTTTTGTTTCTCATTGATCAAGATTGCTGCCAGCAACATCCACAACGAACCTATACCTAACGTCGTTCTTCTCCAACCTTTCGATGGCTTTGTTGATGTAATCCATTTTAACCACTTCAATAATTGATGTTACTCCTTTCTCTTTGCAGAATATAAGCATTTCCTCCATCTCCTTCATGCTCCCTATGAAGCTCCCCGTGATTGTTTTCCTTCCTACAGAAAAATGCAAATAGTGCACATTGAAGGTTTGGAATAACAACTTCTGGAATCATATATTATGTTGGACAATTACTGGCAACCAAAGTTCTAAGTTATTATCTATGCGAAAAAGTCTGTTATTGCTCCATGccttgttttatatatatatattactattattaagagaagagactttATTAgctaaaactgaaaattttgacagatttaaccctgaaagattaaaaaattttgaaaataaattaaattacaagGATAAATAGGAtaattataaaatatatttttattaagaaaattaaaaagaaacgATTCCACaaccccacttttctctcccactattttctttctgcaataactaccactgaatctattttttttttgcaataaccacccactttttttttttttttttaacaacgaaatttttttcGTATACATGCAaagcatgtgattgcagactaatagggtgtgtgtgtttggtggggtggtaaggctttggtctcatatataagaggtcaggagttcgagccccacaagggtgggaatggggtggggttgaaaaaaaaaataaagaaaaaatgtgattgcagactaatatatataattattctACCACATTATGGAGCTAGTTTGTCACTATCATTGCATGAAATGCTTGTTTGAAGTTGATGTATAAATACGTAAATCGTTAATATTTATCTAATAGAAACATGAATGAATTACTTGGTGGCCTCCCTTCTCTAGGATgtaactttctttttttttgagtttaaggaaaaaaaaaaaaacatgtatgTTAAAGACTTAAAGCATTCAACGTAAAATAAACTGGCAATAAGTGTACTAGTGAGATCCATGACCTACTTACCAAGCAAGATCATGGGGGAGAGGAATTGTAGAGGGGTCTCAATAGCACCCAGCAAGATCAATTTCCCATCGAATTTCAGCAAAGGAAGGTAAGGCTCAAGAGGATGGAACACAGGCACTGTATCAATAATGTAATCTAGAGAGTCAGCAGCTTCTTGCATTTTTGTGGCATGAGAGCTAATCAAGTACTCGTGAGCCCCAATATCCACCATAGCTTCCTGTCGCTTCTTATCAGAAGAGCTTATCACAGTGACGTGGTGTCCCATGGCCTTCGCTATCTTCACCCCCATGTGTCCCACACCTCCAAGTCCCAGTATTCCTCCTCTTAGTCCACTAGCATTCAGACCAAACTTCCGAAGAGGGCTATACACAGTCACCGCGGCGCAAAGTAGTGGCGCCACCTGCTGCGGGGCCATGCCATCCGGTATCTTTATTgcaaacctaaaaaaaaaaaaaataattatactAAAACTAATCAACataaaaacaaaactaattgaGAAATTTTCTCACGGCAAACACAATCTGATACATAATGTTGTTATTCTTGTTAATCTAATGTACATGTATAGTTCAGATCGACTATTTGGCAGTTTCATAACATGAAAATATCACGAGTCAGGACATTTGACTAGAAAACATAACCGAATAGCATTACTTATCATCGTTTAGTTATTACTTTTCATTAACGACTATGGCACCAGCAAAACCGCCTTGGGTGGGCTTGCCATCGGAGTAAACATCGCTATATGTCCAGATTCTTTTGTTGCAGTATTGCTCGTTGTCTGTTTTGCATGGATTGCAGTCTCTGCAGCAACCTACAACGAGCCCAACTCCGACTACGTCTCCAACTTTGAGCTTGGTCACATCTGATCCCACTTCCACCACCTCACCGACTATTTCATGCCTATCAAGCAAATGGCAGAATAATAAAACCACAAAAATTGATGGGTGGGTTTAGAAAAGATGGAAGTAAACATTTGATTgattataattatatataccCAGGAACCATTGGATAGTGTGACATGCCAAGTTGATTTCTAGCCTGGAGAATATCAGTGTGGCAAATTCCACAGCACAGGACTTTGATGTAAACATCTTCTGGGCCTGTGTCTCTGCAATTTGTTTCTAATTAGAACAATGAAAACTACGAATTAATTAAACACAAAGAAATAAACTAGAGGATATAAATCTTAAGATTTACCTAAGAGTGTAGGTGTAGGGTGAGAGAATCCCAGATGAATCTCTTGCAGCCCATCCTGTTGTTGTTCTCTCCTCCTTAACGCTAGCCATTTCCTTTCTATTGGGATGCAAGTGCAAGTGCATGTGCTTTGGAGAATCAGAGGAGGCAAAGCTTATATAAAGACACTAGGTCGGTAGACAATTTAGTGGCCTACTACATTTTTGCTTTCGCTCGTGTGAATCATgtctcatgagtcatgacaaCAGTTGGATTAAGAATAGACAGATACTAATTTTCTTTGGAGGTCTAAACTCTATCTGGACACGTACAAAGTACCTCGTCTTAAGAAAAAGCGAGTGATTTGTACGTACTTGGTGCAAATTCTGGTGCCAAACCTGGACTGGAAAGTACCTCGTCTTAAGAGAAAGCGAGTGATTTGTACGTACTTGGTGCAAATTCTGGTGCCAAACCTGGACTGGAAAGTACCTCGTCTTAAGAGAAAGCGAGTGATTCGTACGTACTTGGTGCAAATTCTGGTGCCAAACTCAGGACTGGTCACAAACTATTAGTTTACTGACAAGTTCGATAAAAACAAGCAGGGAAAAgtcttattcttttttcttattgTCTTAAAATAAATATGCCAAAtttgtaaccaaaaaataaataaatatgccaaatcaagaaatcaaacccaaatttgcttctctaaaaaaaaaaaaaaccccaaattTGCAAAATCATCTGCAACAGTATATTCTTCGCaaactgttttttcttttcttttcttgaaactAGTAGTGTGGACTGTGGAGGTGGCAGAAAAAAGAAGAGGATATATATGTGAAAAATATGAATCTAGAGGTCCATATGAACAACGTTTATCACTTGCCCATGGATGAAAGTGGCGAATTAATGCAGTCTAAATAGGTCCGCCACTGAGTAGGAACAAGATGGCTTGAAATCCTCAGTCTCcatgtctctgtctctctccctGTCTCCCACTAATTTATTGACACCTGTCCTTCCACGTCACAGACTTAACAGCTAGCCACTTGACAGAGTTAAGTTTTGGAGAAAAATTGTAATTTTCtgataataattaattaaagagaagttttaaatacacacccctaattacttaatacacactccatacttaatacatCACCCATTTAATTtatcattctaatattttactaaatacacaacccaaagtacctaaaatatccttaatctaaaaaatcatgaaatatcatATTTTTTTACTATATTAGGATTACTATTTAATACGATTAGTATATTCTATTATATTGACGTTTTGTAAATGAcaatattgattacttgtgtttgTTATtgagaaataaagatttattattattccctttaaatagatgcatataaataggttttatgttattGGAGCTCACAttcaccaaacaccatgttaattAAGTAtgaaattatgagttgaacattcaaccaaaactatatcagtagtttctcaCTTTCTCCACAGTAGTGGAACTaaaaagttgtcattagagggatcaaacaaattaacagttacaaagttttttcacatgtgatgttttatattagaaaataaattgattaatcataactcttagaacaaaaaaggaaattaactaaaaaatgggagtaaagtgatatgttttaaaaatatttaatgccattgattttgaaattctaaatattatggtttctaacctcatttaattacaatttatttaaggaaaaaataaattagatagtttctaactttattcttgtattaaattgggaggtcatgtatagaaattttttgtgtttatctaactatttatacataaatatttaaatagaataatataagaaaaatatgactattttttttcttctataatgcatagatgtctgtttttgtcatttaacctacctacaaaatctaatttgaaatataaaataatagggatgtgtattaagtgattaggggtgtgtatttaaaatttctcatatCAAATACTTGCCTATCAAATTAGTTCGATTAGAAAAATAAGAAGTAAGGCTACAAGTACTATCAGATTATTACAAATTCATCTTCAACAGATTATTATGCATTCATCTTCAGCAGACATTTTCTATGTCGTGAATGGGGTGTAACTAGACAAACGAGATTGGGCACTGATACATGCGAAGCAAGACAAGGCCGGTGTCATCTCATGTAGCATATTAGGGCAGATAATATGTTGAAGCATGGTTCATAGTTTACTCGCATCAATCCAATATTCAGCAAGGTTCCATCATTAGTTCTTCACCTCTTCAGTGAAGCATGTCCAGTGTCACCTAAATGCTTATGTAATTGATTCCTGCAGCAGAGAAACCATATCCACATCCAACTAATTAACATTACCAGAAAACTAAAAATATAATTATGATAAGAACAAATTAACCAAACAAATTGCTACAAAGTGAACCAAACTTACTGCTATGCTAGTTAGActatccaaaatttcaagcatGGATAGTGCAAATGATGTTCAAAACATCAAATTCGAAATCAAATAAGCAGATAGACGAAGAAACAGAACTTCATATTATTAACAACAAATTCAAATGCTACATGGAAGAACcataattttccttttttgttttacATGTAAAACTAGTAAAACCCACCAAGCCCAACACTATTATTTATATATTAGTACAAACTAATCAAACATATAAACTGGTAAAAGTTGTCAAGAGTCTTGCATGCCTTATAACTAGAGCAGGTAGCAcataaaaattagaaatttccCCTTCATGCATAAACATGTCTTAATCAAAAGCAGAATATGGATCTATATGGGTCTGTATACTATTAGATACGTACCAATGCACTAGCTACAAAGTACAAACCATTGGATTTGGTAACTTTTTTTTTACTATAAATGACTTGTATTTGGCAAAGGCATCAATTATCTGGTTCAGTAGATATCAGTCAGAGAAAAGATATCAATGGTGAAACATACCCAGTATCTCGTTCGAGCATTTTGAGAGAACATTGCAGCTGCACCATCAGTTTCCTTGATTCCAAACAACTTGAAAGTTCAAGACAACCTAGAGGCATCAAGTCATTCAACAATCTGCTACCAATAATAAGAAACTCCCACACACCAACATCACCTGATTTAAACCATTACCATCAGGAAAATGTCAGTAACACTGCTAAGGTTATGGAGCAAACTGTACTTCTTGCTCCAATGCAAAAATAGCTCAGTATCAACATTACTTTCAACACATAAAACTGCATCCAACGCAAATATTTCAATACTTCAAATATACAATACCAAATTCTCAGGCATTCTCAATCTAATCAAACTAAACCAGTGCCTTATAACTAATTTTTCTCAATAATAGCGACACAGATAAAGATCAACTACCTGACCAATGCAGCCAAGAACCTCTTCTCTTTTCGCAGCCTCGTCTCTGTTCTCATACAGCTCCAAATCAGGTACCTGAATTCGTCATATATAAAGAACATGATAATACCCACGGAAACATACAAGCTTACACACGTATTCTAATTCTTCCGCTAACCAGCAGATACAAGCTACGAAACTATAATTTTCTTTACCCAAATCTAAGTATAGACGCTGAGATCTATAGAAATTTAGCTCAATCTACACTATCTCTTGGTTCCCATGAAAAATGTAGTTAAAATAGAATGAAAATTTCACCAGTTAGAACATTTCAAGCTTAATTTCTTTGCAGTTCTCGGCAACCAAACGCAGCATTTAGTAAAAAGAGGGAATTAGGGAGGAGGAGAAATAGCTTGAAGGAGAGAGTGTCGCGAATCACTAGGCGATAATCGACGGAGATGGCAACGTAGTTTTCAGAGTCATTGATCCAAGGTCAGAGCTGTAGCTATCGGAACCGTCGCCGGTGCCTAGTCCTTACGTATTGAAGCAATGACAAGTATGCCGACAAGTCGTACGAGCACAACATCATCAAGCTTTGCCGGTGCGGCGAGAATTTGGCTTTTCTGACGGCGTAGCTGTGGCCGTTGACCACCAAATCGAAGCTCCGATGTACCTGGCGTGCCAAACCTTGATCGATTTGTCGACGGAGGTGGTGGCTATGACGCATTCGTCGTTCTTGTTCCAATCGCAGGAGAGGATCTCGAACTCATGCGCTGAGATGATCATGGCGGATCTAGGCTCACCCACGTCCCAGACGCGTcgtagagagagagattggtAAGGGTCAAGAAGGGGGCGGGAGAGGTGCCAGTGGCAttaggtgaccttaattatcatggtaACATTTGTGTTATCTGGATTATAATAAGATActtcaaaatgacctcttttattgGCCCATATAAATTCtaacttctttttttatttcttgaaaTAAAATCGTTTACAACCGTTcttgtttttttaattaaatacaaTTAATTTTATCCTTTTTTAATAAGAAGCATATCAACTCTTTTATTAATCAGCGAAATCACACATAATGATTTAGCTCAGGGCGTCTGTGAGAAAAATAATAACCTAAACAATTCCATATTTTTAAGAAACAATAAAGCACATCCAAAAGTTGTTCAACATCCATGAGAAATCAAAAGGCATAGGTGAAGTGAACATTCCTTGTAGCATATCTCAGCTTCGTCTACCCTTGCCCTGTCCCACGGAACCACCATAGTTGTTCCTGACTCCTACAACCAATGCACTCCACCACTTGTCCACGCTGACGGTCTAACGCCATTAGGATCCCATAGACCTCATCCATGATTTGCTGCCCAACCAGcgaggagaaggaagaagaagaacccgAACCGCCTCCAATCCAATGACTTCCGGTCAAGCCCCAAGAAGGGGAAGGCATCCATAATCATGGATGAAATTCTAGATTGAAACTAAGGATTTTTAATCCCAACCTAACAGAGCAGTTGCTAGGTTTTTGCCTCCCACTTAAATAAAATAGGAGATCTAAATagctaataattttttttttcaattttatccttaattGTATTTGTTTTTCAAAAATGTTGGTGGGTATATGTATGCAACAATTCCATTTTACTAAGGTCTGCCATTATTTTTGAAAGAGAATTGTTAGTTCATTCCTAGTTCAACAATAGTACACATAACGACCCACCTCAGTGAGGTTATCAGAAAGAGTCATTACCTATGTAAACCTATACTTTCAAGACATTTTAAGCTACAAATTTTTACCAGTATAATTATTATTAGCTAAACCAATTGTTAACCTTCCGAATGACGATTTATATCGAAGATTAATATAGGTAGGCCTTCTCGAAGCGCTTGCGGAATGAATAGTTTCTTTCATCAATCAGCGGATATATACCATGTTCTCAAGTATATTGAAGATCATATCATTTACCTACCAAATTCTCAGGTAATGCGAATTGCAAATAAAATATGTTTTTATGAGATTGAAATATCTATATTCGCCAAACAAACTTAGACATTCATAGGACGTTAACAAAAATCACTAAAAATTAAAGAGAGTATGACAACTATTTGGAAAACCAAAAATAGATCTATGCATGACAATGTAACCTAAAACTATATATACTTGCGATGTAAATACCTCCTGACTAGGCATTAAAGAAACTTGTAACATTAAATAGAGTTTATAGCCATGACATAAAATAACATACCTCTAGAATATGTAATCAATAAATCAAATAGCAATAAGGTATCTAAAACTATAAACCTCTTGACAAGGTATCAAAAAAAACTCATAGCATAATACAACTTACCTAATAACCATGAAAATCACTAAATATCATATATTTAGAATAGGGTAACCAATGTTTAGTTTTGTCATTTTGCTTCGGGCTCATTTTTCTGAGTTCCAATTTGTACTTTCCTCTCTTTGGTTTATGTTGTCTCTTTTGTTTGTATCAGCGGTTGCTAGTCCACCGCTATAATACCTTTGTATtagcttctttttttcctattattaataaatggaaccgggtgtggggctgagcctcccagcttggctgggttccaaacccttaaaaaaaaaaaaagaatagggtaaccaatgaaactcataacataaaacaaaacaaaaaaataatggTAGGCATTAAATTTTTAGAACTTGAAAGTCATGCCTACTACTTCATAGCCACAACGTCAAACATGCCTTATAGCCAAGACATTACATAACATGCCTCTAGAATAGGTAACTAATAAATCACATAGCATTAAGGTTTCTAAATCTATATACTTCTTGAAAAGGTATCGGAAAAAACTCATAACATAAAGCAACCTACCTCATATTCTTGAACATCACTTAATATCATATATTTGGAATAGGTAACtgtttgtacccacatttgcatgtCCACTCAGACATAGCTAATGTGCATATAGTTATTGAATGTTTTGAGTTACAATGAGCCGCCCAACAAGTAACTGGCCGACAGCCAGATATATTGGCCGATGAATAATTGGATAGTTCCTTTGGTCCAAGACAAATTGGATAAAAACTAGGCCGATGGAGGGTTTTGAAAGTTAAGCCATTGGTTATCGGCCGGCCCGTAGTCATCAGTTTGAAAAGAGATTTATTGTCTAAAATCCCATCGGCCAATTGTTCAAATCGCTCTAGTCAGTTTCCAACTCGAACTCAACTTGGGAAGATAATAGCCGATTGACAGAGAAGTCCGATAAGTGATAAAGATGAAATTTGATCAAGTTAGTATTTCAATCGACTTGAAGTTCATGTCGTCCGATAAGGAGAGTTCAATCCAAGTTAGTTTGCTTCAAGATTAGTTCCAGTCGTGGATGATGACCATCAGAGCCAATCAAGATAGAGTCCAGCGTCAAGTCAGCCGACGATAAATATTGGAGCCAAGTCAAGATAGAGTCATTAAGCCAAGAGGAGCCCGAattccactcaacttcaaagagtCAAGAGATCAGTTTAGGTCACAAagcagccaatataaatagaagcatcgacagaagacatcagacacacacaactccagccaaaactccatcatgggtttccttttatttttcttagctCCAGATTAGTTTCATTGTCCTTTCAATTCTTAATTGTTAGCTCTGCTAGTTCAAGTCATTTCCCTTCGTTTTCCTTGTTACCTAGTATAGATATTTCAATTGTTTTCGTTGTTACTTTTTTGGTAATAGTTGATAGTTTTATTTTTCAAGCCGTTTACTTTTTCGCTATTTACGTTATCGTTCATTTAGTTTCTTGCAATTTActttcttgttctttatttttctgcacTTAATTTAGAGTTTAATTTCTTGCTCTTTTACTATTGTGTTTATGCTATTTACTTTCCCGCTCTTAATCTAGAGTTTACTTCTTCACTCTTCTGTTATCGTACTCTACGTTTATGCACTAGGAGTAGTTTAACGTAATTGTTCAGTTACTAATCACTATTTGCTTCATCCATTGAACAACCTGAaagtccttgatccaaaggcaTCGAACCCTTAGCCGAGATTGTTCCTTCCTCGGCTTTCAATCGCTTGACGAAGTTAGAATCACGCACACTACATCTccaattgcacacttggccttctggctgtgtgctggcacgccccgcaaTCTATTCATCGAGAAGGAcgtttgttccttgatctctcgaCTTTCTTGGCCGAGCTGATTTTCAGAGGCAACAGTAACCACTAAAACTCACAGtataaaaaaatgaatataaataaaaatgccGGTAGGCATTAAATTTATAGAACTTGAAAGCCACGTCTACTACCTTATAGTCATGAAATTAAATAACATTAATCCTACCATATAGCCATGACATTAAATAAAATACCTCTAGAATAGGTAACATATAAATCACATAGCAATGAGGTATTTTATAAAAAAATGGGCGTTGGAGACTCAATGGCGAGTTTGGAGCTAAATGGAGAATGAGTGGCATTGTTATAAATGAGTGTAACTTCGTGGTTTTCAAGTTTGAGATACGTCGACTTGGAATATAAGGAAACTCAAAGCACGATAGCTATTGAGAATGCCGAAACGAGTTCAACGCACTTATCAGCATGCCATTCAAAATTTGTAAGATTTAGCTATTGGCCATCGTGACTCCTTGAACATACTGATATTTGCTTCTGACCAAATATGTCCTATGTGTCTAGCTGTCCGGTACCCCTGGTGCTGGCCTTCTTAGTGCTTGGGGCACCAAGTGAGCTTTTTCTAGACACCCTCAGGGAGCCTAGAATGCAAATATATGTCGTCAGAAAGGAGCTGCATGTGTTTTCATGAGTCAGAAAGTC is a genomic window containing:
- the LOC133739691 gene encoding cinnamyl alcohol dehydrogenase 1-like translates to MHLHLHPNRKEMASVKEERTTTGWAARDSSGILSPYTYTLRDTGPEDVYIKVLCCGICHTDILQARNQLGMSHYPMVPGHEIVGEVVEVGSDVTKLKVGDVVGVGLVVGCCRDCNPCKTDNEQYCNKRIWTYSDVYSDGKPTQGGFAGAIVVNEKFAIKIPDGMAPQQVAPLLCAAVTVYSPLRKFGLNASGLRGGILGLGGVGHMGVKIAKAMGHHVTVISSSDKKRQEAMVDIGAHEYLISSHATKMQEAADSLDYIIDTVPVFHPLEPYLPLLKFDGKLILLGAIETPLQFLSPMILLGRKTITGSFIGSMKEMEEMLIFCKEKGVTSIIEVVKMDYINKAIERLEKNDVRYRFVVDVAGSNLDQ